A region of Prochlorococcus marinus subsp. pastoris str. CCMP1986 DNA encodes the following proteins:
- a CDS encoding GuaB3 family IMP dehydrogenase-related protein encodes MNIEIGLNKKVRRAYGIDEIALVPGTRTLDYDLTNPSWSIGNVKREIPIIASAMDSVVDVDTAVELSELGALGVLNMEGIQTRYENPKEILSQISSVGKSEFVPLMQKIYSEPIKEDLIIKRINEIKEKGGIAALSGTPQAAIKFKEILVKSKIDLFFLQGTVVSTEHLGMEGKETLNIKSLCKSLKIPVVAGNCVTYEVADLLMKAGVAGLMVGIGPGAACTSRGVLGIGIPQATAISDCSSARDDYFEETGRYVPIIADGGIITGGDICKCLACGADAVMIGSPIAKSSSAPGNGFHWGMATPSPILPRGTRIEVGSTGSLERIIKGPALLDDGTHNLIGAIRTSMSTLGAKNIKEMQKVEIVIAPSLLTEGKVYQKAQRLGMGK; translated from the coding sequence GTGAATATTGAAATTGGTTTAAACAAAAAAGTTAGAAGAGCTTATGGTATTGATGAAATAGCGTTAGTTCCTGGGACTCGAACTCTAGATTATGATTTAACTAATCCTTCTTGGTCAATTGGGAATGTTAAAAGAGAAATTCCAATTATTGCGAGTGCAATGGATAGTGTGGTTGATGTAGATACAGCTGTAGAGCTTTCAGAGTTAGGAGCTCTTGGTGTTCTTAATATGGAGGGTATTCAAACTAGATATGAAAATCCAAAAGAAATATTAAGTCAAATCTCATCTGTTGGGAAAAGTGAATTCGTTCCTCTTATGCAAAAAATATATAGTGAACCTATAAAAGAAGATCTAATAATTAAAAGAATTAATGAAATTAAAGAAAAAGGAGGGATAGCCGCTTTAAGTGGTACTCCTCAAGCTGCTATTAAATTTAAAGAAATACTTGTCAAATCAAAAATAGATTTATTTTTTCTACAGGGAACAGTAGTTTCAACCGAGCATTTAGGTATGGAAGGAAAAGAGACGTTAAATATTAAAAGTCTATGTAAATCTTTAAAAATTCCCGTTGTTGCTGGAAACTGTGTAACTTATGAAGTTGCAGATCTACTTATGAAAGCAGGTGTAGCAGGCCTTATGGTGGGAATTGGTCCTGGAGCTGCATGTACTTCCAGAGGGGTTTTAGGCATCGGAATCCCTCAGGCAACAGCAATATCTGACTGCAGTTCAGCAAGAGATGATTATTTTGAAGAAACTGGACGTTATGTCCCCATAATTGCTGATGGAGGAATTATTACTGGTGGAGATATTTGTAAATGTCTTGCTTGTGGCGCTGATGCTGTAATGATTGGTTCCCCTATAGCCAAATCATCAAGTGCCCCAGGTAATGGATTTCATTGGGGAATGGCTACACCTAGTCCAATTTTACCAAGAGGTACAAGAATTGAGGTAGGCTCTACAGGTTCTTTAGAAAGAATCATAAAAGGACCGGCATTACTTGATGACGGGACACATAATTTAATTGGAGCTATACGGACATCCATGAGTACTCTTGGAGCTAAAAATATTAAAGAAATGCAAAAAGTAGAAATTGTTATTGCACCATCTCTCTTGACAGAGGGTAAGGTTTATCAAAAAGCCCAACGACTTGGAATGGGTAAATAA